The Elaeis guineensis isolate ETL-2024a chromosome 3, EG11, whole genome shotgun sequence region CCCAGGTACTTGTTGTCAAAGAAAAGAAATGCCCTTTGAGGTGCTCCGGTATATGGAAATTGCCAACTGGTCTTATCAATAAGGTGTGTATCTATCAATTCTCCAAAAAGTCAAAAGAGAAAACTTtaataaaggaaaaaaatcagaaaaggtcCATCAGTAGATCACGTTCTTAAACCATGTCACATCTGCATTTTGACATCAAAGGTGCATAGTTCATCAGTTTAACTGTTGAAATGAAATATATATCAATTATCAATTAGTATGTTTTGGAGTATACAAGTAGCATCAACGTTTGAAACTTTCAACTCTTAGTTTCTGCACCAACATGCATTTCTTGACAACTAATGTGCATATATACATCATGATACATAATTGATTTAAACCATTCTTATGCGatcaaagataaaagaagcttCTAACAACTATtataaaattttggttagatgATGCAATATCTAAGATCTctattaggatttgacgcctcaagattcagtccacattgagcccacagcgaggttcgtggaaaaaatggagtccaacgtgatcaagatcacccaaaacgaagctcggacggagaagatatgAGCTTTTGAATCGGCACGAGATCCGAGCGGTGGAGATCCCGGCGGTGCGGCGGCGGGGCAACGGCCCAAGCGCGGCGGCCCAGGCGCCTTGTTGGgccctgtaccccggtccaccgtggatcggagaTCCATGgcggaccgcatgggcgttttcAAGCATTTTttacggtccacgatactattccgtgaccggagcgcgatcggagggcgtgggtgactctcatcttgatccaatggctggacttgatttggattgattaagagtcctaaacctaatctaagtcatgtttaaccctttaaaaggctgTGAGGCACAGAAAGTGGCTGTGGTCTGATTTTTGCCGTACGgagccgtacggaacccaagaagagatggagagagaggcgtgaggccgctgtgagagaaggagtaggGCTCCTGAACAGCGGACGCCAGtcacttcagaggttcaggggatcttccaaaagagagcttttgagatggaaacttctagagagagagaattgggtgtataagggttgagagtgagatcttttcttgtaaaattttttttttcatagtgaagtttgcatatccCGTGAAGACAagtcttttgtggctgatccatgtattttgattattttgttttattttttctttcttcctactgcatcgcatggtactgaaaaaattttgaaagtggTTCTGGCTAGATATCCACCCAACAATCTCTAATACATCTGATAACATAACTGGTATGTTTAAAGAGATAGGATGAAAGGATGGTCTGTGAACTACATATAAAAAAAGTAGGGCATGCCCATGAACAATAGTTGTTCATCATGGTCAACTTTAATTCTCTATCCCCTATACTTGCTACAAATGTATTTAATGCAGTTATTCAGGAAATTCTGTCATTTTTCATGGCATTTGCAAGTGATCTCATTGATGGAAGAAACTTAAGAGGATAAAATAAGATCCAGTTATATAAGGAGGGCTCTATAAAACAAAGGTGTGACAGTTAGTTCAACGAAAACAAAATTCATGGATTAAGATATTATTAAGACAAGGAATTAGTGCAAGCTAAAGATGTTATGGTGTCGAGCCTCTCTCTTGTAATGTGAGAATCATTTTTTGTTCATTAGTAAAAGAGGATTATGTAATAAAGATACAACAGTGTCCACTTAAAAAATTGTATAAAAGAGAAAGTTGGATAGCGAGAAATGCATTAgtgcattttttttaaataaaatgctGAGAATGTTGTCTCATGTTCATGGTAAGACTAAGAGCATATTCAGATATGAGTACAATAGTAGATATTAGGCGCAGCACTAACGGAATTAGAGATGATAGGAAaccattttatataatttttttgccaTGCATCATCTGATGAAGACAACCTATGAAAAGGAGGGtttgaaattcaattttttttatagtgaaaatatgAAGAGGAAAACCAAATTCTAAGACTTGGAAGGAAGAAATAACATGCAAGGATTTAATTACCTTGACCATTTCAAATGTGTTGATCGTATGAACCAACAAAAAAAGTACCATCCATGGAACTCCACCATGGACGTCAGTAGTGGTTTACCATGTTCGAATAAAAAGTTCATTCGAGATATTTTATTCATTTCTTCCTTTCTTGCACCAGATTTCTATTCATGTTGGTGAAATTAGTCTTGCTTGATGTTTTATTTTATGAACTATAGATATTTGGAAGCATTTCTATCTCCTTCTCACGTTTTCTCTTAGTTGATATTGATAAATTTCTTCAGACAATCATTAATAAATGTCACTATGTTCATGCTTCTCAGTCTGAAGAAATATTTTCTGGAGTCATAAGAGAAGTGAAAGAAGAAACTGGGGTAACATGAAActacattgctgttacttgtacAGAACTATGTTGTGGAATACTTCAACACATTACTAACTTTAACTTGGTTTGCACTTATTTCTCTTTTTGATCGGTGATTTCAGATAGATACAACATTTCTAGAAGTGGTTGCTTTCAGGTATGCCATATGTAGTTTAATCCAATTACTTTTGCAACTTTGGACGTAATATCTGGATGCAATCCATcacaaattaacccataaaatgatttttcttttaaaaaaaatctcgaaTGCAACTGTACTTATTAATTTACCTTTTTTCAAAAAGGAAGGCCTATACTTATTACTGTTCCAAACAAACCAAATTATGTCAATAAATGAATGAAAGTCCAAAATTCCTAATTTACCTTTCCATTTGGATTAGCAATTAGTGTATGTAATATGGATTTCACTTTCTGCAATGCTGATTTATAGGCATGCCCATCACGTCACCTTTGATAAATCTGATTTGCTCTTCATATGCATGCTCGAGCCATTATCATATGATATCAACATTGATGAGTCTGAGATCCAAGCAGCCAAGGTAATGAAAAGGGTTTTGTATCTTGGTAATTACATCAAAATCAGTTCCTCATTGTATAACACTGCACCCTTaatttacatgatttttttttcttttcttttcagtggATGCCTCTTGGTGAATTCTTGGACCAGCCATTTCATCTGGAGGACAGAATGTTGAAGAAAATTATAGATATCTGTGTTGCAAGATACGAAAACCATTATTGTGGATTCACTGCTTGTCAAGTGATGTCTAAGCTTGATGATAGATTATCCACTCTCTACCATGGAGATATGAAAGACCTGACCAAAGAACCACTTCCCGATAAATGAATCATGTCTTGTAGTTTGTTCCTGGTGTAGTAATTTCTGCAACTTCTCTGTAGAGACATCTATACTTATAATTGTAAAAAAGTTTGCCAATCTAGCCCAGAATTCTTCAATTTTCTTAGTCAGAGAAAGCTTGCAccaagaatttaatctaattggacAGCATGTAATAGATTAAGACAAGGGGAAGACTCCATTGCAAATGTTCTAAACATTGTTGCCTCTCTGCTTGCTGAGCTCAATGTGCAAAATTTAAAAGATTGAGAGATTAAtgcacaaattttaaaaaaaaaaaattcaagattaatATCCAAGCAAATTTATttatgtttttgttttgtttcataACTTCTTTTTGAGCCATTAGATCTTCCTTATAACCACTTTGCAATTTGATACACCCAAAGGCATCTTTGATTGGAGGGAGTTAGGCTCTCGAATGGGAATGGGAACGAAGGACTCCTATTCCAGCAATTTGGttgaaagaaattttattttattttgattttgggGGAATGAAAATGACCCAATTCCCCAAAATTCAATCCTGACTCTATTCTAGTATTCAAtttcatttcgattccgattttaGTCACACACCAAATATATTAGGGAATATGATTATTTTAATTCCCATTCCAGTACATACAAATCTcaatactaattttaattttggtTGTGAATCAAATGCACCCTTAATAAATAGTGGCAAAGTGTATCCAAATCTTTTAAACAAGAATTTATTGTCGAATAAAAGCTCAACTTGACTAAGTCAACACAATCTTCCTTTAACCACCTTGCAGCTTGATACACTAAAGGGATTAGAGAGAGTTGGGTTCTGGAATAGGAACGAATGAGTGACTCCAATTTCAATCATTTGGTTGGAGGGAGTTACATTTGTATTCCAATTTCAAGCAAGAACGGGAATGACTCAAAACCCAATCCTGACTctcttttaatatttaaatttcatTTTGATTATGATTTCAATGGTACATCGAATATATTAGTGAATATAGACATTCTGATTTCCATTACAATTTTAATTCCGATTCCAATCGTGAATCAAATGCATCCTCAATGAATACTAGCAAAGTATATCTAAATCTTTTCAACAAAgacttttttctaataaaatctcAATTTTGGCCATATCAAAATGAGATATGAGAAAAATGGATACCCTCCAGTTGCGTGGATGAAAAAAATACGTTATCATCCTCAAATATGGGATGGTCTGGGGACTTCCAAATTGTTGCTGTATTTGGATGTCAAAAATTACCTTGAACTTCTCAGTAAGGTTAGGGATTGGATTGGCTAGTTTTTGTTTGCTCCTTCAtagcttccctttttttttttccctgatgAGAAGCTTGTACAGCTTTGATGTAGATCCTTTCATTCACTAGTTGGCTGGCATATGCGATGCACATGCACGTgctagaaacttcttaaattttgaaTTGGCTATAATTTTATTGTCATTTTGTAATCTTAGTTCAATTGAAAAGTAAATGTTTTCATcatataatttctaaagctatcaTCTTCAAGATATTAATACTTTAATGTGAGATAATCATATTAAGTGGAATTTACCATGAGCATCTGTGACATAATCTCCATACAGATGAACAAAACCGTTATCTCAAGCTATTGATCTGATAGCAGCGCCAGCTTGCTTCCTTTCCAATTGCCAACATGAAAATTCACAGTAGagagaattagatctgaatcTTAAGAATAATGTAGTGATAGCACAATCAAAAATATGGTATCTAATCTGATAACCAGCAGTCATCTACTATGTAAACAGAGAGCAATCACAATAAATAAGGAAAAGAGAATAAAGAAAATCTTAATGGATCTGGATGACCCAAAAAGAACAGGCAGCTTGTGCTTGAGGCGTGTCCTCAAATGCCATCTATGTTTCATTAATGTGGGCCTTCTTTATTTCCCGTAGCTCTTAACTTTGGAACTCTCTTATCCCTTGACCCAAAGCTCTCGACCTATCACAGATTGATTAATTTGGATACTAAAACTTAAATAATAGGAGAGCAACTTCTACATATCTTGGGAATTTGGACCCAAACtaaaataatagaagaaaatgaagaagccgGTTGAGATACCCAACTCCTCAGGGACATTGTTCCTGTTTTTGTTTTGTCAATAGCGACAGAGCCTCCAAAAATTTGATAGTTCTTTGGTGTTAGAAAGGGCCTGTTTATGCAATAGAAACAATGACCGGTGGTCGCAACAAATATTATTGAACACAAGCAATTGCTTGCGCTTCGGCTCTCATCAAAAGGCTTTTATCTGCCGCTGAGACTGCATCCCAATAGGACAGCCTTTGTTTCCAACAATGTATTTTAGATTCGAATTATGATAGATATTAAATTATGATTAAATATCAGAATACGAATGACTGTCGAATGAAACATATCTTAACGGTCTGGATACGACGTCTGCTCCGTTGATCTTCGATGAtactaaaatgatatttatttattGAATTCGTCCATATGACGAAAAAGAAATCGTCTATTCATCTAAATTCGAATCTAAATTGAATATTCTCATATGAAAGTTGAAACTTTATAGTCGCATCGAGAAAAAAATACATGCGTGAGATCATCCCACTCTAACtctcatttcttttaaaaaaaaaatcttttatctcGAATCAGGATCGAGATCTAGTTTGCCAATGCAAAATTTAATTTCAGTTTGCATGTCGAGCTGGAACACTTtcgattctatatatatatatatatatatatatatatatatatatatatatatatatatatatataaagtcgcACAGAAAAAGATGCCAACTGATTTGACTGCACATCAGACATCAGATAATGGGGTTGTTGGCACAAAGGTCAAGACACGTGCTTATGGTTGGTTGCACAAAGCTTAAGCTCTTTCAAAGCTTAAGGCAAGAGCTTAAGCTTTTGTGCTCATAATTCATTCCTTGAGTTAATGGCAAtatatgtctttttttttttttcgaaaaaaggAATAGCGATGAATTGGAGTAGAGAATAGCTGAACTAATGTTGATCATGGTTGTCCAGGATTAGCTTCCTCTTTAATGACAAGGTGGTGCCTACCTATGCGGTATCGAAGAGAGCCTATAGTTTTATTAAAGAGTAcaatcattttaaaattattggcCAATCCCTCACTATTTTGAGTTTTTGAAATTCTCTCGCTGTGCATGCAGCGATGTGGAGAGTTTTTTTGATATTCTGAGAGTcctcactttcaaaatttataagaTCAACTTCGACAGTGATATCAGAGATGATAAAAATAATGCGGACTACGTCATTCAGAGACTGGATGTCAGATTGCTGGTTGCTAAGGGTTCATCCTTATTCGAGCCATCAGTTGTCAGAGCAGAGCTCCGTGCCACTTATGTGGATATCATCTGCATGCAATAAATATTGCAGACGGAGAGAATACTCATTGAAAGCGACTCTGTTACTATCATTGGCTGGATTCGAAATGAAGTGAAGTACCTGAAAATTCATCTACTGCTCTGAGACATTTGAAGGTCCCTTTATCATGCCGCCGCAACGAGTATTCAACATGTCTTTCGAAAGGCAAATAGCATCACAGATTGGTTTGCCTCCTTTGTTATCGACCATATCGAAAATTGGATTTAGCATCAAAGTGAtgaatatccaaaaatcttcgtgATACTTTgtatattaattttttggattgcACTCACATCAAATTGATGTGGCTATCCATTGCCCGACTGTACCCCTCCCAAAAAAAATTGTTGATCATGATGTGCATGGGGACTACATGACTGTTTTCTTCTTTGAAGACCCTGAAGAAGACAGCTGTTTTCTCCTCCATATGAGCAGAAAACGAAACAAAGAGCCCAAAGGGCCCAACCCTAACCTTGACCTGCGGGATCGACCGCCATAGAggattatacacacacacacacagcatTCATACAAGATGGGTGTGAATACACTTAAAATGGTCAGAAAAAAGAGTGCTCTGAAAGGACAAAAGCAAAATGGAGACATTAGTCCATTCAGGATTAAAGAGCTCAACTTTTTCTGAGCTTCAAATCTGGAAAAGTGAGCATCATATCTGCCTGTATATGAACAGGATACCAATATCCTAAGAAATATTATTCCAACTCCGGTCAGCAATAAAAGAACTCAAGATGGCCAACAAAGACGGTGATTTTTAGAAGCTTCTTAGCATAATGTGTGCGACCAATTCTCTCCAAAGACTTTCtacttttttctagaattttgaaaACAATTATCAATTTAAAAACTAAAGACTAAGCATCTAGATGCTAGGAATGAAACTAAAAGAAGGGATAACTAGTAGCTTATTGTCTTGATAGTTGCTACTAAAAGGGCCTCATAGTTGCTAAGGACTCCATCAATTGATGTCTTTGAGATACTCGACGACTAGGTATTGGTGACTGTGAGAAAGAAAGAAACGATGGATCGGACAATGATCTAATCCCACGGCCCTCTGTCCAACTTTTGTTTCCTGCTTTGCTTGAGAAAATGGTGAGATACACAAGTCTTGTTAGATTTTATCCCTACATCCACCATTCACATAGAGAATGCTGGTTTCAATCGAGATGCTGCTTGTTTTATTCCATCATCTAATTATTCAAACCTCCCAACCTCAATGTGGTTGACCTAAGATACCCTCAGAGGAGAAATTATATCTATGTGCACCACGTAGTTGTATACATAAATAATCACAACCACTTACTTCTGTAGCTATGTATTCAGATGGGCGCCTAATAAATGAGACCCACAAGAACGAGTGGTTGTGGTTATCTACGTGCATGGCCGCATGATGTATATattgtaggatataattttctcAATATCAAAGATGGCAATCCAATTTGCTTTAATGTATCCATTAAGTGACCCATAAATAGCTTGAGAATTAGAGAACTGCGATGCCTAGTCTCAGTTTGATTACTAAAATGTAATGGGTGCAATCTTGCATGCTCGTTACGCATTTGACCGACCATTTGGTAACAGCATCGACTCTGGCATGCACGCTGCACCAATGGCTATTAAATTGCTTGAATCCATGATGTGCAACGGTATGAAAAGTGGTGTGATGAGATCCTGTATTCCTAAAATTAAGTGATGACGGTTGTTGATGACTAGATGAAGAATATATTTAATCTTTAATTACTGATAGCTTGCGAGGACGTAACACGCCTTAATACAATTTGCTGCAGGGTGCACGGTGGTGTCATCCATATGTCACACGGTTGGTATTTTGTATGTCGACATAGTCACATTTGACGTCATGGAATATAACATATAACGAAACAAAGTCAAGTTGGTTTGGTTAATGGATGGGGGCATTAATACGCTACAGCCACGTGGACCGAAAGTTACGGTCCACCTGGGTTTCGAGGTGTCTGATGAAATCCAACGGTTAGAGGATTCCAACCTTCTATTAACTTAACCACCTAGAATTATAGAAACCTGTGACTATGATAACCGGATTCGAAGGTGATCGATAAGTTTTCTGCTGTGCTGCGTTTCTTACGGCAGAGgagctcttttttcttttttcttttttttttaaaaaagggaaaaaataaaggaaagatgCACTTTCTTAGGCATGCTTCCAAAACGTGACATTTTAGCAACCCAATTATTTGGCCCTTCTCATTGCAGACAATCATGTTCCTCTAAATTAAGGAAAAATGCTTAGGCGCACCCGTTTTACACATATAAAATGTAGATTGGGCCTATAACTATTATATGGGAACTCTATAATTGACCTACCTAAAGGGATTAATCTCATGACCTAGGAATCAACACAAAAACAATTATTTGATAAACATTCATGTCCAATTCAACTATATCTATATTCCTGACCGTGCACGCTACATTCAGCCGTTTGAGCAAGTTACTTGCATGTGACAATCCTATACTAATTACGAGAGCCCACATGACAACTTTCTGGTAAGAATAACTTAAAATTGCATGCTAAGTGTACATATCAATGCCATACATAAATGTCTATACTTTGTACTAGTTAGCAAACTAACCTACATTTCACCACTATGGGACTCAGGATGTATTCATCTTGTGCAAATTGGAGTTGATTCCATGTAGACTAAGAGTGCGGGTAGGTCAAACTGGGCCAAATCTCATGCTTCAAGCTATAGGGCGTAGACCTAATTGAAACCCTTGGGCTGGTCCTTGATTCCGGACATGAACCTGACCACTGTATTTGTCCATGCACAAAATGGCCAGGCCTTGATTCCAGAAGCGGCCCAAATTGTTGGTGAAGTTTTTGACCCTACCAAGTACCATCCCCTTCCAAGACGGTCCGTATTAATATTATCATCCCATTCGGAACCTAATTAGCATAATTAGGGAACATGCTTCATGCTTTCGGCTTTCCTCTAACCACCTCCCCGTCTTGTCTCATCTCCATGATAAGCTTTTGTTTCCCAAAATCCCTACTTAAAATAAACCTCTCTTACTTAACAAAAAACCTCTCTTAGCGAAAAATGCGCTGCCTTTGGTTGACGCAAAACCGCACACTGAATCCGACCCACCTCGCCATCGGTTTTAACCCCTGCAAGGTCGTGGCCCCCCCCCGCGCGGACCCACATCTCGAGGCTTACGGTGTTAAATTCGTGTCTGACTCGTGGTTCCGTCTCCGATGAAAGTCCAGCAATCCCAAACGTGGACGGCTTGTGATGCTTGGTcaggaatttttttttaaataatatttttttaataaaatattctcaaactACGGTGAGTTGAAAATTATTCCACATTTTACCGTATCACGTGAAGTCGTGAGTAGATTTTAGTGTCATCTCAAACCGAAACCGTGGATTGAATTCGTGATTTGAAATTCGTATGTTCATGTGACGTgggtcaaaaaaaaattgaaattatgaGCACGTTTTCACTGAAGTTGTGGGCTGAgcccataattttatttttattattttttttcatcatttttttttcatgataataaaGCACGATTTCTTCATATGTGCAAGTTTATTTGGCTACTGCCACCATCATCCCCATCATCCTTCTCTCCACTTTTCTAtccatcatataaaaatataaaaaataaaaataaaaatctttctcCACATCCTGTGCCTGCACCGCCCGTGCCCCATCCCCCGCGGCGGCGCCCCTTCGCCCCACCCCACCGACGATTTGCACTCGTCACCACCGTTCCCAACCCAACCACattcatcacaaaaaaaataaaaatccccccccccccccccccaacaataaaattaaaaatattttccaACTGACcataaatctaaaatattttattaaaaatatattattttaaaaaaaaatccgccTGACCCGTCCATCTACTTATATTATTAGAAGCGATCGGGGCCACGCATCTCACCACTCTTCAGGAGGCACTGTCAAATCAAACTAGCCCATTGCGACAAACTTCTTCGATGTACTTTTCTCGTGGGTACTCCGTTTTCCTCCCAGGATAATATATTTGTataaattctttaaattttatcAGCTTTTCTAAAATTATAAACACACTTATGCTAATATaagagaagagagggaaaaaaaaattcaatgaacTAAAAAATTTAGAGGCAAAATTCTTGAATCAAAGAGAACGCATTCTGGTTGTTTGTTGTCTACTGTCTACTATTATAAGCGCCGAGGGACCGAGCCCACATGGGGTGGAGGGAGCTAGGGTGCGTAGTTAACTGGTTATTAAATTAGATGGAAGGGGATTTCAACTTATCGAATATTCAAGCACGAAAAGGGAATCCGTGACCGTCGGTTCGAGAACGGAGTTTACCATTTCCTTCTGGAACGTTCTAGGAAAAGTTTCGCGTTGAAACCCGTGCTTTCACCTCCCCAAACACGTGCGTGCGCGACGGGTCATGCGAGCTCCCAAAATGCCTTTCGCATCGGCCGGAATTACCAGAGTGACCAAATTCCCTCACTGGGCTGGTGGCTTCAATTTGTGTTGTTTTTACCTGGCCTTCTGTGGTCCCAACAATACCATGCCAATTGTTCCCCGCAATCGCAGTAAAGCAGCCCAAGAGGACGCAGACCGACGGGGAGCTGTGTCTTTTTCCTTTTTATCAGTTCTCTTAACGGCGTCTAACATGCCGCGACGCCTCCCATGACATCATGCAACTCGTGGAGCGCAACATGATGCATGAGCGCGACATCACGGTTATTCCTACGAAATTAACGTCATTACGTGGCTGAATATAACTCGTGACGCGTGGATGGTTTAACTCGGCAACGAAGGAATCACGGGAGAATATGGTATGCTATATTCAACTAATTTAGTGCCAATTCTGTAATTTACTAGACCGTGCAGGCTATTTAGGATGGTGCTCTTTACGCCTTCACGACCGGAGAATCCCCACCTCTCCTTCCTCCATCGCTCTTTTTCCCCGACTCCCAATTTCTTCTTCCTTCCCGTCGCCACCAAACGAACGTCAAAAACCGGGGTTTGGCGAAGAAGAGTGAAAGAAAGAAGCCGCCCGTTGGTAGAAGCTCTAACCGTCTTCTTCTCCTATAAATATGGCCTCTCCAAGAACCCCTGCAAAGAACACctttttcttcccttcttcttcGAGAACGAAATCCTTCGCTCTCCTTGCTCTTGTTTTAGATGGAATCCGCGCCTAATACCAACCCGGTCCCTCAGATGCTTCACGTTGAATCCAACGGGACTATCCCCAACTCGAACCACTTGTttagtctaaggagttctctttcTTCCGTCAAGGTCCCCAACTGGAACGGCGATCTGAATCTCCGATCTGGGAAAAAGATGGGATTGCAGAGCAAGGAAAATCCGAAGATCGTTCATGGAGAGGTCGGATACGTTCTTGAAGATGTTCCGCATCTCACCGATTATGTTCCCGATCTCCCTGTGagttcttcttgatttttttcctcgcttgttttcttcttcttcttctgagttTGATCACTTTCTTGGCTCTTTTCATGGTTTCTTTTATTGTGATCACGTTCTTTTTGGTTTCGGCTTTTGTTCTGGGGGATTCCTTTGGGGTGATGGTTTGGGATTTTTAGCGGGAAGAAAGGTGTTGGGGTGATGGTtcttgatttctttttcttttcccccgCTTTTTCTTTGTTAGAGAAAAATGGGTTTTTGTTTCCGATGTTTATGGGAGCTCTGTAACGTTATTCTTGCCCTTCGTTATATTTCTTACCGTCATATGTCACTCTGTGTTATGGTATGGGTTGCCTGGTTATGAAGTAAAATAGACTAAAATAGGATCATTAGTTTTAGGTagatagattaaaaaatttatttacctaATTCTTGTATTAAACAGTTGATCATCACATTGGATGGATCGTTTTTCTACTGTTGCCCCTGTTCAGCGGATTCAACTGTTTTTGGCCGAGCAAAATAATTTCCATGGcttttctataaattttctaaTTCACTGATTCAAATTCATTTGAAGAAATACtggctcattttttttcttttatgtttaAATTTCTGCAGAGCTATCCTAATCCGCTGCAAGATAATCCAGCATACGCAGTTGTGAAGTATGTTATCTTCAGATATTCCTTGATTCTAgaattttgttagctatttatACATTAGCGGTGTTATATTTAGTTCTGTCAATAGTATAAATCACTAAAATATCCTATTTGTCTGGCCAGGCAGTATTTTGTGAATCTGGATGACACTGTTGCCCAGAAAGTGAGTTATTTGTGGTCGTTATATgggttaaattttaattttatggtTATAAATTAAGGTCTAAAATTGCGGTTCTGGTTCTTTGAGTAGTGAGGATGCACATGGTGTATCAACATGTGAAACTGGAGTCAGCGACGTTGATTGTTGAGATTTTACTTATTTACACGCCTTCTTTTCTGTAGATCGTGGTTCATAAGACCAGCCCCAGAGGA contains the following coding sequences:
- the LOC105040503 gene encoding LOW QUALITY PROTEIN: nudix hydrolase 8-like (The sequence of the model RefSeq protein was modified relative to this genomic sequence to represent the inferred CDS: inserted 1 base in 1 codon); the encoded protein is MKGFKVAMSKTSLTTVXELLDAYEDEYDGAVIDPECLPGSANAFAAILESSLSYWKLKGKKGIWLKILEEQAELVPMALKEGFRYHHAEPGYVMLTYWIPDEPCTLPSTATHQVGVGGFVINKNREVLVVKEKKCPLRCSGIWKLPTGLINKSEEIFSGVIREVKEETGIDTTFLEVVAFRHAHHVTFDKSDLLFICMLEPLSYDINIDESEIQAAKWMPLGEFLDQPFHLEDRMLKKIIDICVARYENHYCGFTACQVMSKLDDRLSTLYHGDMKDLTKEPLPDK